From one Simplicispira suum genomic stretch:
- a CDS encoding DEAD/DEAH box helicase family protein yields MSTKGNANAARVVAIMGSTGSGKTQYLRMLLGKKRRRRTIIWSPKEEMDNYAGLYGGTVVSTAGQALALLKAAGTGPVHIVFKPRLVRSIDEAQFDAVCKMAMMARNITFVVDELHTVTRPSSAPDGWRKLVMMGRGYGAEVYGLSQRPASVDKDFFGNLSTMHARRMAYGEDAKAVARALSVPAQEVQALTGYQWLERDIQTGKVTRGG; encoded by the coding sequence ATGAGCACCAAGGGCAACGCGAACGCGGCGCGCGTGGTAGCGATCATGGGCAGCACCGGGAGCGGAAAAACCCAGTATCTGCGCATGCTGCTCGGAAAGAAGCGGCGGCGGCGCACGATCATCTGGTCCCCCAAGGAGGAAATGGACAACTACGCTGGGCTTTACGGTGGGACCGTAGTCAGCACAGCAGGGCAGGCGCTGGCATTGCTCAAGGCAGCGGGCACCGGGCCTGTGCACATCGTATTCAAACCGCGCTTGGTGCGCAGCATCGACGAAGCGCAGTTCGACGCGGTTTGCAAAATGGCCATGATGGCGCGAAACATCACATTCGTGGTCGACGAACTGCACACCGTCACGCGCCCCAGTTCAGCGCCGGACGGCTGGCGCAAACTGGTCATGATGGGTCGCGGCTACGGCGCGGAAGTCTACGGACTGAGCCAGCGCCCGGCCAGCGTTGACAAGGATTTTTTCGGGAACCTCAGCACCATGCACGCGCGGCGCATGGCCTATGGGGAGGACGCAAAAGCAGTGGCGCGAGCGCTCTCCGTTCCTGCGCAGGAAGTGCAGGCGCTCACGGGCTACCAGTGGCTGGAACGCGACATTCAGACAGGAAAAGTGACGCGCGGCGGCTGA
- a CDS encoding replication endonuclease, which produces MRGYVDDQTWMRGRIEALPGPWQRRLESKWRGMYGRSIFDANTFLRKQTDALAAVRIPIDASDDEICGAAQALALRCAELATRRHDAQALRQAMEKVVERQGIEPPADKVRTGPAIARMACELWWRRKLRRHHGRAVEASAIALGIVNKRAEIYCSNETLRRRQKQNTRNAAALEATIARNELGQEYTLAELAAKGPANKAIKRAELMTRIAGFERIARDMGHAGLFLTITCPSRMHPWRTVGGWKVEQNPRYDNETTPRTAQAYLAKVWARIRAQLHRIGSKLYGFRIAEPQHDGTPHWHLLVFHKPEHADAIRASVTKHALRDSPNEPGAHAHRVDFRVIDWEKGSAAGYIAKYVAKNIDGYRVEADLHGNPAMETSARVEAWATTWGIRQFQQVGGPPVGPWRELRRIEALPSGAPDHLIKAHNAVNRLAVIEGREHASVAWDHYCHAQGGVFCGRDYRVRLSQVQDAGLNRYGEEAAPRTVGVETVGIEHYTPEHMKHMRQAPQIPRAVLWEVESTRYKWEIVGRAPAHGMGAIAAAKLAPWTRVNNCTEGGSHGDRINEGAPCAMRERLPERGGHGQKPTGPIHAAHASIHGAGSGPDRAGDNRAREHSHEPCRPQFGGAPWQQ; this is translated from the coding sequence ATGCGCGGATACGTTGACGATCAGACATGGATGCGGGGGCGCATTGAAGCGCTTCCCGGCCCGTGGCAGCGGCGCCTTGAATCCAAGTGGCGCGGCATGTACGGGCGCAGCATTTTCGACGCCAACACCTTTTTAAGAAAACAGACAGACGCACTGGCAGCGGTGCGCATCCCTATCGACGCTTCAGACGATGAAATATGCGGCGCAGCCCAGGCATTGGCCCTGCGCTGCGCAGAGCTGGCAACGCGCAGGCACGATGCCCAGGCGCTGCGCCAGGCAATGGAGAAGGTTGTAGAGCGACAGGGCATTGAGCCACCGGCCGACAAGGTGCGCACCGGCCCGGCAATTGCCCGCATGGCATGTGAGCTGTGGTGGCGGCGCAAGCTGCGGCGCCACCATGGCCGGGCCGTTGAGGCATCGGCGATTGCCTTGGGCATCGTCAACAAACGAGCGGAGATTTATTGCTCGAATGAAACCCTGCGCAGGCGCCAGAAGCAAAACACGCGCAACGCGGCAGCGCTTGAAGCAACGATTGCAAGAAACGAGCTGGGCCAGGAATACACCCTTGCGGAGCTGGCAGCGAAGGGGCCGGCCAACAAGGCCATCAAGCGCGCGGAGCTGATGACGCGGATTGCAGGATTCGAGCGCATCGCCCGCGACATGGGGCACGCCGGCCTGTTCTTGACCATCACTTGCCCGTCGCGCATGCACCCATGGCGCACCGTGGGCGGCTGGAAAGTGGAGCAGAACCCGCGCTATGACAACGAGACAACACCGCGCACCGCGCAGGCCTACCTCGCCAAAGTATGGGCGCGAATTCGCGCGCAACTGCACCGCATCGGATCCAAGCTGTACGGGTTCCGCATAGCAGAACCCCAGCACGATGGAACGCCGCATTGGCATTTGCTGGTGTTCCACAAGCCGGAGCACGCGGACGCCATCCGCGCCAGCGTCACAAAGCACGCGCTGCGCGACAGCCCCAACGAACCCGGAGCGCACGCGCACCGCGTGGACTTTCGCGTGATCGACTGGGAGAAGGGCAGCGCAGCCGGGTACATCGCAAAGTACGTGGCAAAGAACATCGACGGATACCGCGTGGAAGCTGACCTGCATGGAAACCCTGCCATGGAAACCAGCGCACGGGTGGAAGCATGGGCCACCACATGGGGCATCCGGCAGTTTCAGCAGGTAGGCGGGCCCCCGGTGGGGCCATGGCGCGAGCTGCGGCGCATTGAAGCGCTGCCCAGTGGGGCGCCCGATCACTTGATCAAGGCGCACAACGCGGTAAACAGGCTGGCTGTGATCGAGGGCAGGGAGCACGCCTCGGTCGCATGGGATCACTACTGCCACGCGCAAGGTGGCGTTTTCTGTGGCCGGGACTACCGCGTGAGGCTCTCCCAGGTGCAGGACGCCGGGCTGAACCGCTATGGCGAAGAGGCTGCACCGCGAACCGTGGGCGTTGAGACCGTGGGCATTGAGCACTACACGCCGGAGCACATGAAGCACATGCGCCAAGCACCGCAGATTCCTCGCGCGGTGCTGTGGGAAGTCGAATCGACACGCTACAAGTGGGAGATTGTGGGCCGCGCACCGGCCCATGGAATGGGGGCCATAGCGGCAGCGAAGCTGGCGCCTTGGACTCGTGTCAATAACTGTACGGAAGGGGGTTCCCATGGGGACCGAATCAATGAGGGAGCACCTTGCGCAATGCGCGAACGCCTACCAGAGCGCGGGGGCCATGGTCAAAAGCCAACTGGACCCATTCATGCGGCCCATGCTTCGATTCATGGGGCAGGCTCTGGACCAGATCGAGCTGGCGACAATCGAGCGCGAGAGCATAGCCACGAGCCTTGCCGTCCACAATTTGGAGGGGCACCATGGCAACAGTGA
- a CDS encoding TetR/AcrR family transcriptional regulator: MAYRRTPSVELRLADNRNRILAAARAMVGEGGWSEAQVSHVAAAAGLATGTVYRYFPSKAHLCVEVLSAVSQREVDVLQAIADGPGTAMERLRGGVTAFVIRAMRNRRLAYALIAEPCEPEIDQARLTYRHAISEQIVRIVRAGQEAGDFRANVDPNTAATVIVGGFMEGLIGPLSPLSADFGPALAHDASAVSELAGDIADICCAAIAAAPGQVMKLSQPQNATRRRHA, from the coding sequence ATGGCCTACCGACGAACACCAAGCGTTGAGCTGCGCTTAGCCGACAACCGCAATCGCATACTGGCAGCGGCCCGAGCCATGGTGGGCGAAGGTGGTTGGTCTGAAGCGCAGGTCAGTCATGTCGCTGCGGCCGCCGGACTGGCTACGGGCACGGTGTACCGCTATTTCCCATCGAAGGCACACCTGTGCGTCGAAGTGTTGTCCGCAGTGTCTCAGCGCGAGGTCGACGTTCTCCAGGCCATCGCCGATGGCCCAGGAACGGCGATGGAACGGCTGCGCGGCGGAGTGACCGCCTTCGTCATCCGCGCCATGCGCAATCGCCGCCTGGCCTATGCATTGATTGCCGAACCTTGCGAGCCAGAGATCGACCAAGCCCGCCTGACGTATCGGCACGCCATTAGCGAACAAATCGTGCGCATCGTACGCGCAGGCCAAGAGGCTGGAGACTTCCGTGCCAATGTCGATCCGAACACTGCCGCTACCGTCATCGTGGGCGGTTTTATGGAAGGCCTGATTGGTCCACTGTCTCCGTTGAGCGCCGATTTCGGCCCGGCTTTGGCGCACGATGCCAGTGCCGTCAGCGAGTTGGCCGGGGACATTGCCGACATCTGTTGCGCTGCCATTGCAGCGGCGCCCGGTCAGGTTATGAAGCTTTCGCAACCCCAAAACGCAACCCGAAGGAGACACGCATGA
- a CDS encoding acyl-CoA dehydrogenase family protein, with product MNAPLTLSQLQPAPAAPDRYATHVVKNQAAPAAGFNAFGGDVVLNAAIGREAAWVAPAASALGALAGDADVQELARLANKHLPELKTHDRYGNRIDWVEFHPAWHELMALAWKHEVHSLAWNSTAPHPHFARAVQSYLWNQVEHGVGCPTGMAYAAYAGFESEPALKIWAEKVRGTQYEFSRREVAEKSAVVIGYAMTEKQGGSDLRETQTTAVLSHSSDYHGAMAHWYELTGHKWFCSVPQSDGFFTLAKVAGGVTCFFLPRTLPDGSYNRFFIQRLKDKSGNKSNASSEIEYSGTLAIRVGAEGAGLREILSHSHLTRLDFAVGSAGLMRQSLTLALNHCATRTAFGGPLARQPMMANVLADMAVEVEAATLLALRVAKATDYIGRDAQQTAFARAATPMAKFFNCSRAPAVANEALQCHGGNGFIEENPMARIYREAPLNSVWEGAANMMCMDVRRAMRKDPTCRDALLEEIHSVRGQHKLFDAFAAHLAPLVDGMLEDEFLARPASEALARAIQGVELLRHSTPEVVDAFMTTRLGSTPASWGAMFGSMGASVSKAQADIIVDRAQVVR from the coding sequence ATGAACGCCCCCCTGACCCTTAGCCAGTTGCAGCCAGCCCCTGCGGCGCCCGATCGGTACGCCACCCACGTCGTGAAAAACCAGGCAGCGCCCGCTGCAGGCTTTAATGCGTTCGGTGGCGATGTGGTACTCAATGCGGCCATTGGGCGGGAGGCTGCTTGGGTGGCGCCTGCAGCGTCTGCGCTGGGCGCGCTGGCCGGCGATGCCGATGTGCAAGAGCTTGCGCGCCTTGCGAACAAGCACCTGCCCGAACTCAAAACGCACGACCGCTACGGCAACCGCATTGACTGGGTCGAGTTTCACCCGGCCTGGCACGAACTGATGGCCTTGGCCTGGAAGCACGAGGTGCACTCGCTGGCGTGGAACTCAACCGCACCCCACCCACATTTCGCGCGTGCCGTGCAGTCTTACCTATGGAATCAGGTGGAGCACGGGGTCGGTTGCCCCACTGGCATGGCCTACGCGGCCTACGCCGGCTTTGAGTCCGAGCCGGCGCTCAAAATTTGGGCGGAGAAGGTGCGCGGCACGCAGTACGAGTTCAGCCGCCGCGAGGTCGCCGAAAAATCTGCGGTGGTCATCGGCTACGCCATGACAGAAAAGCAAGGTGGCTCCGACCTGCGCGAGACGCAGACCACGGCGGTGCTGTCGCACTCATCGGACTACCATGGCGCGATGGCCCACTGGTACGAACTGACTGGCCACAAATGGTTCTGCTCGGTGCCGCAGTCCGACGGCTTTTTCACGTTGGCCAAGGTGGCTGGGGGAGTGACCTGTTTCTTCCTGCCGCGCACCCTTCCGGACGGCAGCTACAACCGCTTTTTCATCCAGCGGCTGAAGGACAAGAGCGGCAACAAATCCAATGCGTCGAGCGAAATTGAATACAGCGGCACGCTCGCCATCCGCGTGGGCGCCGAGGGCGCAGGCCTCCGGGAAATCCTGTCCCACTCCCATTTGACCCGCCTGGATTTCGCCGTGGGTTCGGCGGGCCTGATGCGCCAGTCGCTCACCTTGGCGCTGAACCACTGCGCCACCCGAACCGCCTTTGGTGGCCCGCTGGCCCGCCAGCCGATGATGGCCAACGTGCTGGCCGACATGGCTGTCGAGGTGGAAGCGGCAACGCTTCTGGCCTTGCGCGTGGCAAAGGCGACCGACTACATCGGGCGCGACGCGCAGCAAACGGCCTTTGCGCGCGCCGCCACGCCCATGGCGAAATTCTTCAACTGCTCGCGTGCACCCGCAGTGGCCAACGAGGCGCTGCAATGCCACGGCGGCAATGGTTTCATCGAGGAGAACCCGATGGCGCGCATTTACCGCGAGGCGCCGCTCAACAGCGTCTGGGAAGGCGCCGCCAACATGATGTGCATGGACGTGCGCCGCGCCATGCGCAAAGACCCCACCTGCCGCGACGCGCTGCTCGAAGAAATTCACAGTGTGCGCGGCCAGCACAAATTGTTCGACGCGTTCGCCGCCCACCTGGCGCCGCTGGTGGACGGCATGCTGGAAGACGAATTCCTGGCGCGGCCGGCGAGCGAAGCCCTCGCCCGCGCCATCCAGGGCGTCGAGCTGCTGCGGCATTCAACCCCCGAGGTGGTCGATGCGTTCATGACCACCCGCCTGGGCAGCACGCCAGCCAGCTGGGGCGCGATGTTCGGCAGCATGGGCGCGTCCGTGAGCAAGGCACAGGCCGACATCATCGTGGACCGTGCCCAAGTGGTTCGATGA
- a CDS encoding 4-hydroxyphenylacetate 3-hydroxylase family protein, whose product MDATAASPTRSKLMSGDQYRESLRRYQPVVYVDGHLVESVADEPSLKPGVNALAFTYDFALDPAMAPIALATQSERNRVVNRMLHVNESSGDLLNKLEAVRVLCQETGCAQRYLAHDALNGLAQATAHIDDVQGSTEHRARFQAYLADVQDRDLSLGIAMTDAKGDRSQKPHEQANPDTYVHVVERSAKGIVISGTKAIVTGGPYMHELLVMPSRNMTQRDADFAVCCAVPIDAKGITLVSRPAGRPGEKLEHGDALFSRRYGQATAVVIFDKVFVPWERVFYEGEWEHTHVLTYSYATHHRHSCIAARAGFGDLLIGAAALMCEANGFDPGKKSNLREPMVELIKITEGFYACGVAASVYATQDKHSGSFMPEPVFANIGKLLLATQIYDMHRLAHEVSGGLIVALPGPDEDHNPATAATLAEVLRANPDVPYDKRIEVARFMEDLTASYQGGWYSLISLHGGGSPAAMKQEIWRNYPVGNKVELVERLLERGVLHQEDRAITRNRQPGRCCDTGCTTPGQPVMVPLPVGRKAADGSGETPKH is encoded by the coding sequence ATGGACGCCACCGCCGCCTCCCCTACCCGCTCCAAACTGATGAGCGGCGACCAGTACCGCGAATCGCTGCGCCGCTACCAACCCGTCGTCTATGTCGATGGTCACTTGGTCGAAAGCGTTGCCGACGAACCTTCGCTCAAACCGGGCGTCAACGCCCTGGCCTTCACCTACGATTTTGCGCTGGACCCTGCCATGGCGCCCATCGCGCTGGCCACCCAGTCCGAGCGCAACCGGGTGGTCAACCGCATGCTGCATGTGAATGAGTCTTCGGGTGATTTGCTCAACAAGCTCGAAGCGGTCCGGGTGCTGTGCCAGGAAACGGGTTGCGCCCAGCGCTACCTGGCGCACGATGCGCTCAATGGTCTTGCACAGGCTACGGCGCACATCGACGACGTGCAGGGCTCGACTGAGCATCGCGCCCGCTTCCAGGCCTATCTGGCCGATGTGCAGGACCGCGATTTGTCGCTCGGCATCGCCATGACGGACGCCAAAGGCGACCGCAGCCAAAAGCCGCACGAGCAAGCCAACCCGGACACCTATGTGCACGTGGTGGAGCGCAGTGCCAAGGGCATCGTCATCAGCGGCACCAAGGCCATCGTCACCGGCGGGCCGTACATGCATGAACTGCTGGTAATGCCAAGCCGCAACATGACGCAGCGAGATGCCGACTTCGCCGTGTGCTGCGCCGTGCCCATCGATGCCAAAGGCATCACCCTGGTTTCCCGGCCTGCAGGGCGCCCCGGCGAGAAGCTGGAGCACGGCGACGCGCTGTTCTCGCGCAGGTACGGGCAAGCTACGGCGGTGGTGATTTTCGACAAGGTGTTCGTGCCTTGGGAGCGGGTGTTTTATGAAGGCGAGTGGGAGCACACCCACGTGCTGACCTACAGCTACGCCACCCACCACCGGCACAGTTGTATCGCCGCGCGTGCCGGTTTTGGCGACTTGTTGATTGGCGCCGCCGCGCTGATGTGCGAGGCCAACGGCTTCGACCCCGGCAAGAAGAGCAATTTGCGCGAGCCGATGGTCGAACTCATCAAAATCACCGAAGGCTTTTATGCCTGTGGCGTCGCCGCCAGTGTGTATGCGACTCAAGACAAGCACAGCGGCTCGTTCATGCCGGAACCGGTGTTCGCCAACATCGGCAAACTGCTGCTCGCCACGCAGATTTACGATATGCACCGGCTTGCGCACGAGGTCTCCGGCGGCCTCATCGTCGCCCTGCCCGGCCCCGACGAAGATCACAACCCTGCTACTGCCGCCACGCTGGCCGAGGTGCTGCGCGCCAACCCCGACGTGCCTTACGACAAGCGCATCGAAGTGGCGCGCTTCATGGAAGACCTGACGGCCTCCTACCAAGGCGGGTGGTACTCGCTCATCAGCCTGCATGGCGGGGGCTCGCCTGCGGCCATGAAGCAGGAAATCTGGCGCAACTACCCCGTAGGCAACAAGGTGGAGCTGGTGGAACGGCTGCTGGAGCGTGGTGTACTGCACCAGGAGGATCGCGCCATCACCCGCAACCGCCAGCCGGGACGCTGCTGCGACACCGGGTGCACCACGCCGGGCCAGCCCGTGATGGTGCCGCTTCCGGTCGGGCGCAAGGCGGCCGATGGCTCCGGCGAGACACCGAAGCATTGA
- a CDS encoding acyl-CoA dehydrogenase family protein produces MNFELPPELLELQAKTRSFIAEQVIPLENDERQNSHGPSEALRRELVERARVAGLLTPHVSRDMGGLGLSHVAKAVVFEEAGYSWLGPTALNIHAPDEGNMHLMEAVASAAQKERWLRPQAAGQTRSCFAMTEPSPGSGSDPSMLATTAVRDGEDYVINGTKWFITGAEDAHYAIVMAKMEDGAATMFLTDMDRDGIVLARNMDAMDRCFTGGHGVLRFTDVRVPATDILGEPGKGFRYAQVRLAPARLTHCMRWLGQARRAHDLAVDYARRREAFGKPLAEHEGVGFMLADNDMDLQTSRLHIWHTAWLLDQGQKCNFESSRAKVVCSEAQWRVVDRCVQILGGQGVTAETPVMRIFTDMRAFRIYDGPSEVHRWSMARKIVRAAQAS; encoded by the coding sequence ATGAACTTTGAACTCCCACCAGAATTGCTGGAACTGCAGGCAAAGACTCGCAGCTTCATCGCCGAGCAGGTGATCCCCCTGGAGAACGACGAGCGCCAAAATTCGCATGGACCGAGCGAAGCCTTGCGGCGCGAACTGGTCGAGCGTGCGCGGGTTGCCGGGCTGCTAACGCCCCATGTCTCGCGGGACATGGGCGGCCTGGGCTTGAGCCATGTGGCCAAGGCCGTCGTGTTTGAGGAGGCAGGCTATTCGTGGTTGGGTCCCACTGCGCTCAACATCCATGCACCCGACGAAGGCAATATGCATCTGATGGAGGCGGTGGCAAGTGCCGCGCAAAAAGAGCGTTGGCTGCGCCCGCAGGCTGCGGGCCAAACGCGCTCCTGCTTTGCCATGACCGAGCCGTCGCCCGGTTCTGGTTCTGACCCGTCCATGCTCGCCACCACGGCGGTGCGCGACGGGGAGGACTACGTCATCAATGGCACCAAGTGGTTTATCACCGGCGCAGAAGACGCCCACTACGCCATCGTGATGGCAAAAATGGAAGACGGTGCAGCCACCATGTTCCTGACCGACATGGACCGCGATGGCATCGTGCTCGCGCGCAACATGGACGCCATGGACCGGTGTTTCACCGGCGGACACGGCGTGCTGCGCTTTACCGATGTGCGGGTACCGGCCACCGACATCCTGGGCGAGCCTGGCAAGGGATTCCGTTACGCCCAGGTCCGCCTCGCGCCGGCCCGGCTGACCCATTGCATGCGCTGGCTGGGCCAAGCGCGCCGCGCACACGACCTGGCCGTGGACTACGCCCGTCGGCGTGAAGCCTTCGGCAAGCCGCTGGCCGAACACGAAGGAGTTGGCTTCATGTTGGCCGACAACGACATGGATTTGCAGACTTCGCGGCTGCACATCTGGCATACCGCATGGCTGCTCGACCAAGGCCAGAAGTGCAATTTCGAGTCCAGCCGTGCCAAAGTGGTCTGCTCCGAGGCACAGTGGCGCGTGGTTGACCGTTGTGTCCAGATTCTGGGTGGCCAGGGCGTCACCGCCGAAACCCCCGTGATGCGCATCTTTACCGACATGCGCGCATTTCGTATCTACGACGGCCCGAGCGAAGTGCACCGCTGGAGCATGGCGAGAAAGATCGTGCGGGCAGCGCAAGCGTCTTAA
- a CDS encoding SDR family NAD(P)-dependent oxidoreductase, translating to MPSPPSPPSPSTPNISFGHAGRICLVTGAAQGIGAACVRRFAAEGAHVVLADVDDARGQALAAELSGRYVHCDVGNKAQVDQLLQQALAWKGRVDVLVNNAGIFRAADFLEVTEEDFDAVLRVNIKGAFLVGQAVARAMAQAGRGSVVNMSSVNGTLAIPNIASYNVSKGGINQLTRVMALALAPHNIRVNAVAPGTIATELAAKAVLTSDEAKRKIMSRTPMGRLGEPSEIADVVAWLASDAASYVTGEIVTVDGGRMTLNYTMPV from the coding sequence ATGCCATCACCACCATCACCACCCTCCCCATCCACGCCCAACATCTCCTTCGGCCACGCAGGCCGCATCTGCCTCGTGACGGGCGCTGCGCAAGGCATAGGCGCCGCCTGCGTGCGGCGCTTCGCTGCCGAAGGTGCGCATGTCGTGCTGGCGGATGTCGACGATGCGCGCGGACAAGCACTGGCGGCCGAGCTTTCGGGCCGGTATGTGCACTGCGACGTCGGCAACAAAGCGCAGGTGGATCAACTGCTGCAGCAGGCGCTCGCCTGGAAGGGCCGCGTCGATGTGCTGGTCAACAATGCCGGCATCTTCCGCGCGGCTGATTTTCTTGAGGTCACAGAAGAAGATTTTGACGCTGTCCTGCGCGTCAACATCAAGGGTGCGTTTTTGGTGGGCCAGGCGGTGGCGCGTGCCATGGCGCAGGCTGGGCGCGGCTCAGTCGTTAACATGAGCTCGGTCAACGGTACCCTCGCCATCCCCAACATTGCCAGCTACAACGTCAGCAAAGGCGGTATCAACCAGCTCACGCGCGTGATGGCGCTGGCGCTGGCGCCGCACAACATTCGTGTGAACGCCGTCGCGCCCGGCACCATTGCCACCGAGCTGGCGGCCAAGGCGGTCCTCACCAGCGATGAGGCCAAGCGAAAAATCATGAGCCGTACGCCCATGGGCCGGCTGGGCGAACCGTCTGAGATTGCCGATGTGGTGGCCTGGCTTGCCAGCGACGCGGCCAGCTATGTGACGGGCGAGATCGTCACCGTCGACGGCGGCCGGATGACTTTGAACTACACCATGCCCGTGTGA
- the gloA gene encoding lactoylglutathione lyase: protein MRFLHTMLRVGKLERSIEFYTNVIGMQLLRRSENPDYKYSLAFLGFDGGNPGQAEIELTWNWDTDHYELGTAYGHIALGVPDVAAACEAIRAAGGKITREAGPVKGGRTVIAFVEDPDGYKIELIERPAEAAGAGLR from the coding sequence ATGCGATTTCTCCACACCATGCTGCGCGTCGGCAAGCTTGAACGCTCCATCGAGTTCTACACCAACGTGATTGGCATGCAGCTGCTGCGCCGGTCCGAGAACCCGGATTACAAATATTCGCTGGCCTTCCTTGGTTTCGACGGCGGCAACCCCGGTCAGGCCGAAATCGAGCTGACCTGGAACTGGGACACCGACCACTACGAGCTGGGCACGGCCTACGGCCACATCGCCCTGGGCGTGCCCGATGTCGCCGCCGCGTGCGAGGCCATCCGCGCCGCCGGCGGAAAAATTACGCGCGAAGCTGGCCCGGTGAAGGGTGGGCGCACGGTGATTGCCTTTGTCGAAGACCCCGATGGCTACAAGATCGAGCTGATCGAGCGACCCGCCGAGGCGGCCGGTGCCGGGCTGCGTTGA
- a CDS encoding gamma-glutamylcyclotransferase — protein MQEWRGQGDLWVFGYASLIWRPEFDYLERREARVHGWHRALKMWSRINRGTHECPGLVFCMLPGGSCRGMAYRVPEAQGEQTLVKLWEREMPIPVYQPRWLVCHTPAGPVRALSFTLARSSPSHTGDLPADEYRRIFRQARGRYGSTLDYAQATQDGLRAVGIRDRRLERLIRAASSDKPVDESG, from the coding sequence ATGCAGGAATGGCGCGGCCAGGGTGACCTGTGGGTGTTTGGCTACGCCTCGTTGATTTGGCGCCCGGAGTTCGACTACCTGGAGCGGCGCGAGGCGCGCGTGCATGGCTGGCACCGCGCGCTCAAGATGTGGAGCCGCATCAACCGCGGTACGCACGAGTGCCCCGGTCTGGTCTTTTGCATGCTGCCCGGCGGCAGTTGTCGCGGCATGGCCTACCGCGTCCCCGAAGCGCAGGGCGAGCAGACGCTGGTCAAGCTGTGGGAGCGAGAAATGCCGATCCCTGTGTACCAACCACGCTGGCTCGTCTGCCATACCCCCGCCGGCCCGGTGCGCGCACTGAGTTTTACCCTGGCACGCAGCAGCCCCAGCCACACCGGCGACCTACCCGCCGACGAGTACCGCCGCATCTTTCGGCAAGCGCGCGGGCGCTATGGCAGTACGCTGGACTACGCCCAGGCCACGCAGGATGGCCTGCGCGCTGTAGGCATCCGCGACCGCCGGCTGGAGCGCCTGATTCGCGCGGCGAGCAGTGACAAACCGGTCGACGAATCTGGCTAA
- a CDS encoding STAS/SEC14 domain-containing protein produces the protein MLQSLPAPSHVLAVQLSSDLSGDDVRQYKALLHTHVQQPERLGLLIDMSDLNDMAMGTLAPGVRADLDLLKHASQFDRLALVSDKHWPGLLLRMAGPWLHGMQLRQFASAEREQALQWVAEAAVEQTVVVLPPALRLIPTTSEGLLAFEIDGPISRASVASVLPQIQAFLDRHEHIDVLAHFKHFGGIEPALYLQPGLLQMKFKAIPKVARYALVAAPGWMDTLAHTLRPLLGDMQLRSFTESELAQAWEWLAAQPR, from the coding sequence ATGCTCCAATCCCTGCCCGCCCCTTCCCACGTCCTCGCCGTGCAGCTCAGCAGTGATCTGAGCGGCGACGATGTGCGCCAGTACAAGGCCCTGCTGCACACCCATGTCCAGCAGCCGGAGCGCCTGGGTCTGCTGATCGACATGAGCGATTTGAACGACATGGCCATGGGCACTCTGGCGCCCGGCGTGCGCGCTGATCTCGATTTGTTGAAGCACGCAAGCCAGTTTGACCGGCTCGCCCTGGTGTCCGACAAGCACTGGCCGGGCCTGCTGTTGCGTATGGCCGGGCCCTGGCTGCACGGTATGCAACTGCGGCAGTTTGCCTCTGCCGAGCGCGAGCAGGCCCTGCAGTGGGTGGCCGAAGCGGCGGTGGAGCAAACCGTGGTTGTTCTGCCGCCTGCACTCCGGCTGATTCCCACCACCAGCGAGGGCCTGCTGGCCTTTGAGATCGACGGACCGATTTCGCGCGCCAGCGTCGCCAGCGTTCTGCCGCAGATACAGGCCTTTCTGGACCGGCATGAACACATCGACGTGCTCGCGCATTTCAAGCACTTTGGCGGTATTGAACCGGCGCTGTATCTGCAGCCCGGGCTGCTGCAGATGAAGTTCAAGGCGATCCCCAAGGTGGCGCGCTACGCCCTGGTGGCGGCGCCTGGCTGGATGGATACCCTCGCGCATACGCTGCGGCCGCTGCTCGGCGATATGCAACTGCGCAGCTTTACCGAGTCGGAACTGGCCCAGGCCTGGGAATGGCTCGCTGCGCAGCCGCGATGA